In Porites lutea chromosome 9, jaPorLute2.1, whole genome shotgun sequence, a single window of DNA contains:
- the LOC140948755 gene encoding dorsal-ventral patterning tolloid-like protein 1: MFLVIWAVLFLSTTSEVSLGVCRERHKLLTELSGQLSSPYQGKSGFCTWLITVPKDLRIILYFESYNIDGTGSNLICGSQRTRIELKDSFHDQPWKTYCQSKMPQAVATNKSSLLVNFSLSESDHKSWFTAKYTTLPFEKKVDLGEVSGAEISSPMYPGRYPRNSYFKWSVVAPSGFRIKIQFTKVKISSHYSDCREDSVMLLDGSSEESKVLDTICGERIVQPVYYTSGNSLTVEFRSAVGESNYDSNGFKATLSKEAKLYLILLPCAAGILLVFVIVFAIVFMYRRRRLTLPSASRPRMQMSLLNDDDHISTTQISAEADPPNEANLPVYRPTTQAIKS, encoded by the exons ATGTTTCTGGTTATATGGGCGG TTCTGTTTTTGTCAACTACTTCTGAAGTGTCCTTAGGAG TTTGTAGAGAGCGCCATAAGCTTCTTACAGAGCTTTCCGGTCAGTTATCCAGCCCTTATCAGGGTAAATCTGGTTTCTGTACTTGGCTGATAACTGTTCCTAAGGATCTCAGGATTATTCTCTATTTCGAATCATATAACATTGACGGTACCGGCTCTAACCTGATATGCGGAAGCCAAAGAACCCGCATAGAGCTAAAAGACAGTTTTCACGACCAACCCTGGAAAACCTACTGCCAAAGTAAAATGCCGCAGGCAGTTGCAACTAACAAAAGTTCACTCTTAGTGAACTTCAGTTTGTCAGAAAGCGATCATAAGAGTTGGTTCACAGCGAAATATACAACGCTACCATTTGAAAAGA AGGTTGATCTGGGCGAGGTCTCAGGCGCGGAGATCTCTAGTCCAATGTATCCAGGTAGATACCCGAGGAATTCGTACTTCAAGTGGTCGGTGGTTGCTCCCTCGGGATTTCGCATCAAGATACAATTCACAAAGGTGAAAATATCTAGCCATTACTCTGATTGCCGGGAAGATAGTGTGATGTTGCTAGATGGGTCGTCCGAGGAGAGCAAAGTTTTAGATACAATCTGCGGTGAAAGAATCGTTCAACCGGTGTACTACACCTCTGGAAACAGCTTGACAGTGGAGTTCAGATCTGCTGTTGGAGAATCAAATTATGACAGCAATGGATTCAAGGCCACTCTTTCCAAag AGGCGAAACTCTACCTAATCCTCCTTCCCTGTGCTGCTGGAATCCTCTTGGTCTTTGTTATAGTTTTTGCCATTGTGTTCATGTATCGACGTCGTAGACTGACTTTACCGAGTGCTAGTCGTCCACGAATGCAGATGTCACTACTAAACGATGATGATCACATCAGCACCACTCAGATATCTGCCGAGGCTGATCCACCAAACGAGGCAAACTTGCCAGTGTATCGCCCGACCACACAGGCGATAAAGAGCTAA
- the LOC140948753 gene encoding plasma membrane calcium-transporting ATPase 2-like: MAEKPNCTPDFSNYQQLRQNLSGLMATRGKAAVDRLERELGGVKGLAKQLHSSTKKGLIGIKDGLAVRRDVFGTNVTRRTAVKPPQSFARSLCYSLTDAVLLVLIIGAFAALVLGWYHPEICGGIEQTRTAWQEGCGILGTVVFIIFIGTISDYFRDYEFYKMQKRLEESRICTVVRSGKEDKICFLNVKVGDLCVLSPGSIIPADGVLTQINELVTNESIVGGGTSVVKGEDEDPLVFAGSYVTGGTGRFLVLAVGEHTQVYNRANSDVGPLSGHQDSADDEKGTLQGKLNKASAILGLIGIIVGVLVAVIIILRFSIQTYSVDNKSYDESHWIEFVQAIILGIVVIIIAEPEGLTLAVTITLSYCIDKMHANKIVVRNVDVVEKMGNVTTICCGKTGVLTELSELNVTEQVTECYFAEENHKGHPRYYKDKLPARLVKDLCDAISINTSYSSMVTASSPQCSSKQIGDRTECALLQLVLDLETYYPFIRKDHPEESFVKVFHFSSERKSMTTVIPDGDGFKIYSKGAPEVILKRCAGIVRRDGSIGKFLPEDEVRIERVVKNMKEKSQLKVMCIAYSLVYPSGETSEPNWDNEEEVTSQLILLGLVGIDTLDEFTQSTKRAVEGELGEKTFKSFQDRKEYKLRNFKEPNFVEDLCRGIAVNTSYSSNIENEDADNIPKHVGDSVDGALLQFVLEIGETYQVWRDEYPEDTLVHKWQSPRGVPPSEEFTAVVIHLKEGGGGYKLYCMGGADFVLSRCSNMVLPSLDKKRFDDDHKNKTRKKISDLVKRKPSIEVVCLASKYFPSDDHNWDDDNVLSDLTFVGFLGIEETVRSQVPDAIQDLNGGGIKVCMVTGDNLSSAAAFGFKSGLLSPTKEWTYYGCDSKVLNNVNQNGFDELWPNGLRILATAGPADRLKFVNRIMNTRSEREVVAVTASGVNDDKVLRAADVGLTMGVSGTDVAKESADVILQDDNFSSIVKAVKWGRNMYETILKYLQFQFTVTWVAIIVVVVGACVTTRSPLSATQLLWANLIMDGLASLALTRDPPSNEVLTHKPYGRHKPLVSRAVIKNVILHSIFQLTVMFVLMFLFPDFLDMRDGYDESSVCRPTQHGTMVFTTFIFMQLFNEINCRRVQDRNVFYGLLYARKLKDMNVVFIIIWILSFGTQLIIVEFFTYSFRVVDMDWDQWMWCLFFGFSELIWGQLVFTVPKSVIPRQIRCCSDGISSNKESCWRKLARIRGISKVRKQNQSMYKYGNQNGVRSFENTVTPEGSAEFRMGELP; encoded by the exons GAAACCAAACTGCACCCCAGATTTCTCAAACTACCAACAACTCCGTCAGAATTTATCCGGCCTGATGGCTACACGAGGAAAAGCAGCGGTTGATCGTCTGGAACGAGAACTTGGAGGGGTAAAAGGACTCGCAAAACAACTGCATTCGTCCACAAAAAAAGGCTTGATTGGCATCAAAGATGGACTCGCGGTCCGCCGAGACGTTTTCGGTACAAACGTTACACGTCGCACGGCCGTTAAACCACCTCAAAGCTTTGCCCGATCGCTGTGTTACTCGCTTACCGATGCTGTATTGCTTGTTTTAATTATTGGAGCCTTTGCAGCTCTCGTTCTTGGGTGGTATCACCCAGAAATTTGTGGAGGAATTGAACAAACACGAACTGCTTGGCAAGAAGGATGCGGTATTCTTGGTACTGTAGTATTCATCATTTTTATTGGCACTATCAGCGACTATTTCCGAGACTATGAGTTTTATAAGATGCAGAAAAGACTGGAAGAAAGCCGTATTTGCACGGTCGTGCGAAGTGGGAAAGAAGATAAGATTTGCTTCCTAAACGTCAAGGTTGGAGATCTATGCGTCCTTAGTCCCGGTTCAATTATACCCGCTGATGGAGTTCTGACTCAGATCAATGAATTGGTCACAAATGAATCTATCGTTGGTGGTGGAACAAGTGTTGTGAAAGGCGAAGATGAAGACCCTTTAGTGTTCGCTGGAAGTTATGTTACAGGCGGTACTGGCAGGTTTCTGGTTCTTGCTGTTGGGGAACACACACAAGTTTATAATAGAGCTAATAGCGATGTAGGCCCGTTGTCAGGACACCAAGACTCAGCAGATGATGAGAAAGGGACCCTACAAGGCAAGCTGAATAAAGCTTCAGCTATTTTAGGCCTTATTGGTATAATTGTTGGTGTATTGGTGGCTGTGATTATTATTCTTCGATTCAGCATCCAGACTTATTCGGTAGACAACAAGAGCTATGACGAAAGTCACTGGATCGAGTTTGTGCAAGCGATCATTCTTGGAATAGTGGTTATAATCATTGCTGAACCAGAAGGCTTAACACTGGCTGTCACCATTACCCTGTCCTACTGTATTGATAAAATGCATGCCAATAAAATCGTGGTCAGAAATGTTGATGTTGTGGAAAAGATGGGCAATGTGACTACAATATGCTGTGGGAAAACTGGAGTGCTGACCGAACTAAGTGAGTTGAATGTCACGGAACAAGTTACAGAATGTTATTTTGCAGAGGAGAATCACAAAGGACATCCAAGATATTACAAGGACAAACTTCCTGCCAGATTGGTTAAGGATCTCTGTGATGCTATCTCTATTAATACAAGTTACTCTTCCATGGTTACG GCTTCAAGCCCTCAGTGTTCCTCCAAGCAAATAGGTGACAGAACAGAATGCGCCCTCTTACAATTGGTACTGGATCTGGAAACGTATTACCCATTTATACGCAAAGACCATCCTGAAGAATCATTTGTCAAAGTGTTCCATTTCTCCTCGGAACGTAAGTCCATGACAACAGTTATTCCTGATGGTGATGGCTTCAAAATTTACTCAAAAGGCGCGCCTGAGGTTATTCTGAAAAGGTGCGCGGGCATTGTGCGGCGTGATGGAAGCATTGGAAAGTTTCTTCCAGAAGATGAAGTCAGAATTGAAAGAGTCGTCAAAAACATGAAAGAGAAGAGCCAATTGAAAGTGATGTGTATAGCGTACAGTCTCGTATATCCCTCAG GGGAGACAAGTGAACCAAACTGGGACAACGAGGAGGAAGTGACGTCACAGTTGATTTTGCTTGGACTTGTGGGTATCGACACGTTGGACGAATTC actCAAAGTACAAAACGTGCTGTGGAAGGAGAATTGGGCGAAAAGACATTTAAGAGTTTCCAAGACCGGAAGGAATATaaattaagaaacttcaaaGAGCCCAATTTTGTGGAGGATCTTTGCAGAGGAATCGCTGTTAATACAAGTTATTCGTCGAATATTGAG AATGAAGACGCAGACAATATTCCTAAACATGTTGGTGACAGCGTTGATGGGGCACTACTGCAGTTTGTACTTGAAATAGGTGAAACTTACCAAGTATGGAGAGATGAATATCCGGAAGATACACTGGTTCATAAGTGGCAAAGCCCCCGGGGAGTACCCCCAAGTGAAGAGTTTACTGCTGTAGTGATTCATCTCAAGGAAGGCGGTGGAGGTTACAAGCTGTACTGCATGGGAGGAGCAGATTTTGTGTTGTCTCGGTGTTCCAACATGGTGCTTCCTTCACTGGATAAAAAAAGGTTTGACGAcgaccataaaaacaaaacgagGAAGAAAATTTCTGATCTGGTGAAGAGAAAGCCGTCGATTGAAGTGGTTTGTCTGGCATCCAAATATTTCCCTTCTGATG ACCATAACTGGGATGACGATAATGTCTTATCAGACCTCACATTTGTTGGCTTTCTCGGCATCGAAGAAACAGTTCGATCACAG GTGCCGGATGCTATTCAAGATTTGAACGGTGGAGGTATTAAAGTGTGTATGGTGACTGGTGATAACTTGAGTTCAGCAGCTGCATTCGGATTCAAGAGTGGcttgttatctccaacaaagGAATGGACATATTATGGATGTGacagcaaagttttgaacaat GTTAATCAAAATGGGTTTGACGAATTGTGGCCAAATGGCCTTCGTATCCTGGCAACCGCAGGTCCCGCCGACCGACTGAAATTTGTAAATCGCATCATGAACACGCGCTCTGAGAGAGAGGTTGTAGCTGTGACTGCATCTGGTGTGAATGATGATAAAGTCTTGAGAGCTGCTGACGTGGGACTCACAATG GGTGTGTCAGGCACAGATGTAGCAAAGGAATCAGCCGATGTAATACTTCAGGATGATAATTTTTCCAGTATTGTTAAAGCTGTTAAATGGGGAAGAAACATGTACGAAACAATTCTCAAGTATTTGCAGTTCCAGTTCACTGTCACCTGGGTCGCTATTATCGTGGTGGTTGTTGGAGCTTGTGTTACAACG cgaagtccactatcagctacTCAGCTTCTTTGGGCCAACCTTATCATGGATGGATTGGCTTCTTTGGCCCTAACACGTGACCCACCATCCAATGAAGTGCTGACTCATAAGCCATATGGTCGCCACAAGCCCCTGGTTTCACGCGCTGTCATCAAAAATGTGATTCTTCACTCCATATTTCAGTTGACCGTCATGTTTGTGTTGATGTTTCTATTTCCTGATTTCCTGGACATGAGAGATGGTTACGATGAATCCAGTGTCTGCCGTCCAACACAGCACGGCACCATGGTTTTTACCACGTTTATTTTCATGCAATTGTTTAATGAAATCAATTGCAGGCGAGTTCAGGACCGAAACGTTTTTTATGGTCTTTTGTATGCGCGGAAGCTGAAGGATATGAACGTCGTTTTTATAATCATCTGGATTCTTTCATTTGGTACACAG CTGATTATTGTAGAGTTCTTCACTTACTCGTTCCGTGTTGTTGATATGGACTGGGATCAGTGGATGTGGTGTTTGTTTTTCGGGTTTTCCGAGCTAATCTGGGGGCAATTGGTATTTACGGTTCCAAAGTCAGTGATTCCACGTCAGATAAGATGCTGCTCTGATGGAATATCCAGTAACAAAGAAAGCTGCTGGAGGAAACTTGCCCGCATCCGGGGTATCTCTAAAGTTCGTAAACAG AACCAATCGATGTACAAGTATGGAAATCAAAATGGTGTGAGATCCTTTGAGAACACAGTTACTCCCGAGGGCTCAGCAGAATTCAGAATGGGAGAGTTGCCTTAA